From the genome of Nicotiana tabacum cultivar K326 chromosome 17, ASM71507v2, whole genome shotgun sequence:
TCTTTTTGTTCGGGCCGCCAGCGCGGACccattattttcttcttcttcatcatctttaTCCCTTAGAAGCAGAACTGATtccacggtcaaaggaatgacaATCTTGTTCGTCTTACGAGCCGTCCACTTTTTCTGTTTTGGATCTTCGGGAAGGGaggttcttttccttttattttccttcaccggctttgggacagaggccaaAGTTTCTTCCTCGTTGGATAAGGGCCTCAAAACTGCATCTTTGcccaaacctgcatatggaaaattttattaaaatattgggAAAGCATCTCGTTCGAATTATCAAAGAGTACGAGAAAGGGGCTTACCAtaatttttggcctcccaccgaccctttgacaaatcacacCATGAGActcggcgtatgtggaggtcAAAACAAGAGCTCGTACCAAGTTCTTGAGATCAGGAACTGCTCCtggcatccagggaaccgctgcatcacaaaaagaagagtatcgatgagaaaataaatgaaagaacaaaatagaaggAAGTAACAGCaggatcacacttacgtttcatattccactcttCGGGAAATGACATCTTTTCGGTCGGAATCAGGTCtaaagtcctcactcgaacgaacctgctcaTCCAGCCCCGATCcctgtcctcgtcaatactcgagaacagagccttggtagcccgatgctgaagttttattaaccctcctcgaaaaagtcgaggacggtacaatcggataagatggtcgagggtgaacgacatcccctcgattttgttcataAAGTATCGGATCAAGATAACgattcgccaaaaagaaggatggacctggcctagggttatttggtattgacgatAGAAGTCAATAATAATGgaatcgaggggacctaacgtgaaagggtaagtatacacattcaaaaaccctttcatgtaagtggtgatatcttcgtcggaagtaggaattattatttcttttttatcccaattgcgatctttctttagctgtttgaggtgcttctcggttatcgaacacatgtacctcgatactggctcacaCCGGCCAGGGATCAATAagcctttatcgaccttaaaatcagaagtaagaacacacgccccGGGAATGCACTCCTCAGGCCATGGTTCTGCCGGTGTCTCATCGgcggcacactgtgaagatgaagccttctctttctgaggaatggtttgtgatgtttttgccattttcgaattcaaaggtgaggaatagaagaaagtgacaaagatttggtaaaATTGAAGAGGGGCTTTTTGCAAAGAGAAATCACAGATTTGCGGGTAAGTCAGAGAATACGAAAAGGgacttgggaaatttggaagattgaagatgtaaaagtggtaaatgataaaaggaagggttatttataggtttgagcgatggcggttcagtatcagcgatggccgaccaccatctgacatgcattaaatgccttgaaagactaaatcgacggGATAACTATCACGTGCGTCATGATTAAGCCCGATGGAAACGTCAacttataatccgatcgagctgttgaaaaatcatatcgtttctcaccacattcttcctaagaaacgaggggactatctgtatacggtcgaaatagatttcggccttcgtacgtctGATCGAGTTCGAAAGGTAATCGATCGAAGTGAGACATCGAGATGagttccgaagatggtacaaacaagttTCGAACCCGAGGGGCCGATCAATGTCGAGTttgatatcattatcaagctcgaatccaaatcgaactatgatgcaaagtaaagctatcaagcttatgatccagagaccgataaacattgaccccgaatcaattcaaGGGTCCGAGTCAGAACAGAGCTCAAGctaagatcgagagctcgagtcagaatcgagctcaagccaagatcgagagctcgagtcaagatcgagctctcagacaaaagccgttgcaatcccactagaggagagaatcttggcaggaattgtgAAAAAGTTGATTTATCATGGATCTCCCActgagtatttttaattatatttaaagtaagatccctctactataaaggcgGGGGGTTATCATTTCTGTAAGAGCAGTTTTTTGGGAGCTCACATTGTAGTTCAAGCACCATATCCTCTTATATTCAAGAGTTACTCTTTTAAGCCTCGTAAactgattcatcttgcttagtcctaaaaatcgcATTCTTTACAactttgtttattttgcattctttgcggtccatatttgatatttccttttatccttacgatttgtattaagctatatcacatatccttagaactacgaatAAATTCAACtctccatttttcgggtaaacagttataataaataaaatgataatataatattaaattaaaacagtATTTATATGGAAAGGTGACATTATTCTTTAAGCAAATTAGAAGAAGAATAATAAGCTAAATAGAAACGgatgaaaaagaaaggaagaaaatccccaaaaagaacaaaaaagaaaagccCCAAAAGCTGGGCGATCTTTTGAAAAGGCTAGGCGGAAAGCAAAGAGGCAGTGCTGACTCGGATCAAAAAGTCATCCACTTTATTGagagaaccaagaaagagaaagagagaaaaagcgAACATCTCTAGGCCACACACTACTTGTGGCTCACAAATAACACTCGCATTTTCTTACTGACGTGGCATAACACCCCCCCCTTAGGGTATTAACCTTTTCTACACGTAATATAATATCTACAAAATTGTTAACTTAAGCAAATAAATGAAGTTAAATCttcaaaatatttgaaaataaatatCTATAAGGTGCTCTAACAAATTATTTAacatatgaaaatgcaaaaagatttatgtaaagaagaaaaataggcGAGAATATTTGATATCTTCCATTTTGGTAAACTAAAGACTCAAACCAGACCCAAAGTCCCATAACTCAAAAGAGACGCACAGAGTGAAAGTGCTTTGTGGGTGTCAGATCTCTTTTTCTATCTGGTGAATGAGTAAAAGTGTAAACATGTCAATTGAGAAATAGTCCCAAAATCACTTCACTTTATCCATTTCTCTCTCTTCTATTGCTAAACTTTTCTAGTAAATCTTTTGGACTTGCTAATGTCTGAAGCAATTGCTAATAAGGACCCAGCCATTAAACTCTTTGGTCGGACGATTCAGTTGCCCCATTTTCCGGCGGCGTTTCCGGCAGATACCGGAGATTATAGTTCCTCAGCTGGAGAAGATGAGCTAGAGCACAAGGTATATAATTATAAATGCTTCTTCTTCTATataatgactttatttattaAGTATTGTGCTTAAGTCATCCGAAGACTATTTGTTGACTTTCCTTTTGGACCATCTTGTTAGGGTTTTGGTTGATTATTTTTGTTAGGTTATGCTGAAACGGAAGGGATTCGTATAGGGCATACTTTGGTTCTTTTGTTTGGGTAGGAAATTTTACCTCTTTTGACTATTAGGTCATGCATACTGAAATTTTCTACTGAATTCACCATTTTATGCAGGAGGTTAATAGAGTTGTAATTTCTTGTGTTTCCATTCAACTAAACTCAATCTCAATCTAGAGGATTCTTTGTAACTTGTAATTTTTGACGGTAAATACTTACCCACACCAGGTGATCACACCTAACTGAACAATTAACCTTAACAGTCAACAAATCAAAGTGAAAATGCATATCACTGAACCATGGTTAACTATTAAAAAGTGTATATGCAAGACATGTCTCATGTTCATTGGTTTGGTGTTAACACCTGGTGTAGGTAAATTTTTACCATAATTTGACTGTTTTTATATGGCCATAGGCTTACCAACTCTCCTTCTTATTCGAGCTTGGGATAGGCTATGATTTGCACATAGGAAGAGTTTTGTTGTGCTTAAACAAGTTATTTTCCCCTATATTTGGCGAGCTGTGTTTGCATAGTTCAAGCAACAGCTTTGCTTTGTACGTTGCATGATTGTTACATGTCCTGTCAAAGTTTCGTTAAGTCTTCATCGTTTCTAACactaatatatatatagtaaCCATGCTCCAACATACTTCAGATATTTATATATGAGCTAGACTTGTTTAGTTTTGAACTTGTCAATTGTCATTGAATATAAAAGCATCAGAGGACACAGGCTTATTTAATTTCTATGTAATGTGAATGATGAATCTTTTCTTAACAACGATATTTAGTGCTCTAACTATATCATGAACCGTCCAAAACATACTCAAGCTGTAAAAAGTACTCAAATCCTCTGTCCTCCCTCACTAGCATGTAAATGATATATGATAATTATGTCTTCCTTTTATCTTTAGCCTCAATATTTTCTTAATGACCTCGTCATCCTTCAATGATAGGGAAGCTCAGTAGTCAGTGTAGGTATCAGGATCTAGTGAAATCTTGTTAAACACTTGCCTGACTTTGCCACGTCCATAAGTTATCCGTTATCTGAATAAAGCGTAATAAACTAGATTTATACACATTATACATACAGGGTCAGTGTGATGATTGTACGGATGAGAATGAACATTTAATTGCCGGGGAGTTGCAGGATCGGAATCCAATTCCAGAGAATAGTGAGATTATAGAGGAGTCACCTTCTTATAATGACTGTTCAACAGCCAAAACATCAAAAAGTGAAGTGGAACAGGCTGAAACAAGTAATTCACAGGAGAAAATCCTGAAAAAACCAGACAAGACACTTCCATGTCCTCGCTGTAATAGCATGGAAACAAAATTTTGTTACTTCAACAATTACAACGTCAGCCAGCCTAGACACTTTTGCAAGAATTGTCAGAGATATTGGACTGCTGGTGGGACTATGAGGAATGTGCCTGTAGGTGCTGGCCGTCGGAAACACAAGAACTCAGTTTTGCATTACCGTCACATATCCATCTCTGAAACACTAACAGATCTTTCAAATGGAGTCCAGCCACCTCCGCTCAAGCTCAATGGAACTATTCTTGCATTTGATACTGACAAACCCCTACGTGAGTCAATGGGTTCAGTTTTGAACATTGCTGATAAAGCTATGCAGAATTGTTCTGGGAATGGGTTCCACAGATATAAGGAGCTTGGAATTCAGGCTGGAGACAATGGAGATGATCATTCCGATGGATCTTCAGTTACTGCTTTAAGTTCAAAGGATAGTGATAATGGGTCGCCCGACATGCCAAGACAGAACTGTAATAGCTTTTCACCTCATTTACCTTGCTTTACTGGAGCTCCTTGGCCATATCCATGGAGTTCTGTGCACTTGAGCAATGCAGTACCTCCACCTGGTTACTATCTTCCTGGCTTTCCTATGCCATTCGTCCCTGCTTATTGGGGTTGTGCAATACCAGGTTCTTGGAATGTCCCTTGGATGTCCCCACCCACTGCATCCCAAAACCAAATGCCTCCAACTTCTAGTCCTAATTCTCCAACTCTGGGGAAACATCCAAGGGATGAGATTATTCTGAAATCAGTGGGCAGTGAAGAAGAGCCACGAAAAGAGAGTAATCCACGTGAGAAGTGCCTATGGTTTCCAAAAACATTGCGAATTGGTGATCCAGGGGAAGCTGCAAAGAGTTCTATCTGGGCAACATTGGGAATAAAACATGGCGCAGTTGATTCAGTCAGCGGAGGTTCTTTCAAAGCCTTGCTGCCAAAGAGTGATGAAAGGAACCGTGTTTCAGAAAACTCTTCTATATTAAAAGCCAATCCAGCAGCAATGTCCAGGTCATTAAATTTCAATGAGAGCTCATAAACAGGTGTCTTTGGAATCTTTAAATGTTAAATGGTGGTGACAATGCAGGAAGTCTTCAGCTGTGCTATGCTTCTCCAGAGTTTTCTGCCACTGGCATTACTTACCCTTTTTTTGCCCCCTCATGTAGGACCAGTTATTTACACAGTTTAGTAGGAGAAAGTTTAGGGGTAGATTCCTCAACTTCTTTTTACAAAATTTGAGTAGATCCATCTAGTTGCTAGTTCCTGCCTTTTTGTTTGAGTGAGGTCAGAGCTTTTTGTTTCGTAGACGGTTTTTCTGGGAGTTTAGCTTTCTTAGTTGATGTGCATACCTGTATTCGAGAAAGTGAGAAACATACTAGAGTATTTGTAAAAAGAAACACCCATGTGGTAAAATAAGTTGGAGGTAACATGACGAGTTTCTTATTTACCTTGTTGTTCTGCTTCAAGTGTTATTATAATTTACCATCATGAATGGAGCTCCACTATAAATAACTTGACCTTTCCTTTCTTCCTCTATTTGTTAACCCTCTTTTCCCTGTTTTTGGGGACTACATCTAAAATAGTTGTCGATGAAATGTACtagatgtaaattgaactatccTGCAGTGGTTGTTTATGTTTTTCCTCTCCAGAGACTTAATGGGGTTATTCTCCAACTCTTAGCAGTTGTATATACGACTACAGATTGCCTGCACTGAAAAGGGCATAGTAATGGCCGATGTTTGAGAGATTAGTTATCTGGTGAATAACCAGGCAACATTCCTTTTTAGTGCCAGTTGCCAAGGGCGAAGTATAGCTTGTCATAGAGTTGCATGCTTTGTTCCCATTTGATTACCTTTCTTAATTTGTCACCTCTTTTCTATCTCTGTCACTAGCATGTGAGCATATATAGCTGTGGGCAATTAAGACCATGTTAGATTTTGTTTGGTTATGTAACTGATTGTACTCAGTAATCACAATGAGCTCTCTATGAATCATATCTTTCTAGGCATGAATTGACATTGTTTCACTATGATAGTACTTAAACATCATCAAGCATCTTAGGATTTACGCGGTGTTATATCTCAGGGGCAAGTGCTGTCTATTTATGTTCTTATTATTAGCTTGTGCAGAGTTCTTGCGGATGTGATGATATTTAACCTGTGCATTGCTGGattccttctttttccttttatgggGGATGGGGTGGAGTGGGAAGTGGCTGCTGCAGAACCTTTGTTGCTTTTGCATCTGAGCTTTTAATTTGTTACCCACAGAAACGGATCTAGGGCAGGTTTCATGGGTTTAATTGAACTCTTTCAGCTTGAACAATGAATATATGtgcaaaaagaaattaaaagatgTATGCATATAATAAGATTACACTCATTTTGAATCAATTAACTCTATACATATTCTGTGCTGAACTGCTACTAAAAATTGGTGGCAGAAGGAATGCAGGTTGTTGTTATCTAATGATCAACTTGTTGTAGGGTGAAGATGGAGGGTTGGGAATGTTTAATTCAATAAACTCTGCCAACCCTTATTGTTGATACCACTAAATATAGTTTAATATacttttatatggtgtttatgaGAGATTCTTTGCTCGTATTGGTGCAGAATACAGCATGCAGTCCCTCCACCTTAATCAAAAGGCATGAATTCGAGCCCCCCAGGAATGGATAGACTCGCTTACCCTTTTGTAAGTCTTAAACGACACAATCTTGGATTAGTCAGATCAATACGTTTTGAATCTCTAATGCATAAAGCAAAAGAAGTACATCAATCCGATGCACAATGCAGTGTCTATGTGTTGTTATACTTTCATTGACTATAATCTTAACCACAGATTTTAAATGGTGGGTCTTGTTTGATTTGAGAGAATCCTAGACAACTATTTTTGTGATCAGTCTTGTTGCTATCAAGGATTTAATTTTTCTGTAGCCTGAAGTTGCCTGGAACGCTCGAGTCGGCTATATTTGCAAGTTATTTGTGCTTCAAGCCTTCAAATGCTTTGATAAAGTTATTGGGATTGAGAATCAAAAGTCAACTTCCATTAATATTAGCTTTAATTTTGGCATTACTTTCAAGTAAGTAATTCTTGAAGTACTGAAACCTTCGGCCTCTATCATctaaaaaggacaaaaagagtTTAAGCAAGCATTTATTAAAGGAGTTGAATACTCTCtctgttcacttttacttgtctacTATTAACTTTGCACTCCTTAAGAAATACTAATAAATAAATTGTATAATTTACCATAGTATCTATATTAATTTGTATATATTATTAATGAATTTAGAATAAGTAATTAATGATaagaacaaaataagaaaaatatattattttttccttaatatgcgaaaaatgataaataaaaatttatttttaaaatacttgaCAATTAAAAGTGAACAGAGAAAGTATTTTACAAGAACTATCTTACTTTATTTATCTAATATCgaaaaaagcaaaagaagagTAGTTGAAGCAAGCATTTATTAGAGGAGTTAAAATAGTGATGTAATTAAATACTCCCTCTCTTCCCTTTTAAttgtctaaaaaaaataaagtgtgtattttataattttacccaTAATAATCATAGtaatttcaaaagtctttagaaaataatttaagaaattagtagttaatgataaggataaaatagaaagataaaaattatcttaatcttgatttagtatattgaataagtaaaagtgaacgggaaattaaattttaaaaaaaaaaagagaaaaaagaattgGTGCGGCAAAAGAAGAAAGCTGCGTCTCTGCCTTACGGCCCAGATAAAGTACTACATTTGTTTGTTGAAACTGAAGTTAAAGCGTCGAGATGCCCCCCTCCAAGACAACAAAGAGGAATTGAAAAGTAAAGTCTTTAATAGCAGGAGAAAAGATTTAAATAGTGACACGTCATGCTTCCGAAGTTCT
Proteins encoded in this window:
- the LOC107778506 gene encoding cyclic dof factor 1 isoform X2 translates to MSEAIANKDPAIKLFGRTIQLPHFPAAFPADTGDYSSSAGEDELEHKGQCDDCTDENEHLIAGELQDRNPIPENSEIIEESPSYNDCSTAKTSKSEVEQAETSNSQEKILKKPDKTLPCPRCNSMETKFCYFNNYNVSQPRHFCKNCQRYWTAGGTMRNVPVGAGRRKHKNSVLHYRHISISETLTDLSNGVQPPPLKLNGTILAFDTDKPLRESMGSVLNIADKAMQNCSGNGFHRYKELGIQAGDNGDDHSDGSSVTALSSKDSDNGSPDMPRQNCNSFSPHLPCFTGAPWPYPWSSVHLSNAVPPPGYYLPGFPMPFVPAYWGCAIPGSWNVPWMSPPTASQNQMPPTSSPNSPTLGKHPRDEIILKSVGSEEEPRKESNPREKCLWFPKTLRIGDPGEAAKSSIWATLGIKHGAVDSVSGGSFKALLPKSDERNRVSENSSILKANPAAMSRIQHAVPPP
- the LOC107778506 gene encoding cyclic dof factor 1 isoform X3, coding for MSEAIANKDPAIKLFGRTIQLPHFPAAFPADTGDYSSSAGEDELEHKDRNPIPENSEIIEESPSYNDCSTAKTSKSEVEQAETSNSQEKILKKPDKTLPCPRCNSMETKFCYFNNYNVSQPRHFCKNCQRYWTAGGTMRNVPVGAGRRKHKNSVLHYRHISISETLTDLSNGVQPPPLKLNGTILAFDTDKPLRESMGSVLNIADKAMQNCSGNGFHRYKELGIQAGDNGDDHSDGSSVTALSSKDSDNGSPDMPRQNCNSFSPHLPCFTGAPWPYPWSSVHLSNAVPPPGYYLPGFPMPFVPAYWGCAIPGSWNVPWMSPPTASQNQMPPTSSPNSPTLGKHPRDEIILKSVGSEEEPRKESNPREKCLWFPKTLRIGDPGEAAKSSIWATLGIKHGAVDSVSGGSFKALLPKSDERNRVSENSSILKANPAAMSRSLNFNESS
- the LOC107778506 gene encoding cyclic dof factor 1 isoform X1, which codes for MSEAIANKDPAIKLFGRTIQLPHFPAAFPADTGDYSSSAGEDELEHKGQCDDCTDENEHLIAGELQDRNPIPENSEIIEESPSYNDCSTAKTSKSEVEQAETSNSQEKILKKPDKTLPCPRCNSMETKFCYFNNYNVSQPRHFCKNCQRYWTAGGTMRNVPVGAGRRKHKNSVLHYRHISISETLTDLSNGVQPPPLKLNGTILAFDTDKPLRESMGSVLNIADKAMQNCSGNGFHRYKELGIQAGDNGDDHSDGSSVTALSSKDSDNGSPDMPRQNCNSFSPHLPCFTGAPWPYPWSSVHLSNAVPPPGYYLPGFPMPFVPAYWGCAIPGSWNVPWMSPPTASQNQMPPTSSPNSPTLGKHPRDEIILKSVGSEEEPRKESNPREKCLWFPKTLRIGDPGEAAKSSIWATLGIKHGAVDSVSGGSFKALLPKSDERNRVSENSSILKANPAAMSRSLNFNESS